One window of the Populus trichocarpa isolate Nisqually-1 chromosome 9, P.trichocarpa_v4.1, whole genome shotgun sequence genome contains the following:
- the LOC7457511 gene encoding uncharacterized protein LOC7457511 isoform X2 encodes MVSTRRTRTKQNNTNTIASENGSHCVNSNNERIVQKGNGARSGAMSGYEQFRDQRIKENKERMQKLGLLDLSLKLKAQLGRPKKTPGIVSSEKKPHTPLPVSASPRRSSRLKIMDPINYMEIRPTRKKETSMDVEIQLREGSQPEIYTEEDENLLGDHKTTWTLNVDGCGKDGRRVYDPEMGETCHQCRYGENVIEVNQDPNWICPVCRGICNCSLCRHAKGWAPTGNLYRKVIRLGFKSVAHYLIQTRRAQTHSGDSGAESLVSEEGELSSADEGSRPVTCNESVNADEHRLSNIIEVPILNECPNPHPDGYEEEEKQVNSSDGSSDGYEDADGDNTVNNDNKLKEKKETLAVQEVGDSKI; translated from the exons ATGGTGTCAACCAGGAGAACGAgaacaaagcaaaacaacacTAACACTATTGCCAGTGAGAATGGGAGCCATTGTGTTAACAGTAACAATGAAAGGATTGTACAGAAGGGAAATGGAGCGAGATCAGGGGCAATGTCAGGGTATGAGCAGTTCAGGGACCAGAGGATCAAAGAGAACAAGGAAAGAATGCAGAAGTTGGGTCTTCTTGACCTTTCTCTTAAGCTCAAGGCACAGCTAGGCCGACCTAAGAAAACCCCAGGAATTGTTTCTTCTGAAAAGAAACCCCATACCCCTTTGCCTGTCTCTGCTTCCCCAAGACGCTCCTCCAG gttgaaaatCATGGATCCAATTAATTACATGGAGATACGGCCTACAAGAAAGAAGGAGACCTCTATGGATGTAGAGATTCAATTACGAGAAGGTTCACAGCCAGAAATATACACAGAAGAAGATGAGAATCTTTTGGGTGACCATAAGACTACCTGGACTCTGAATGTGGATGGATGTGGCAAGGATGGGAGGCGCGTCTATGATCCAGAGATGGGAGAAACATGCCATCAATGCAG ATATGGAGAGAATGTGATTGAAGTCAACCAAGATCCAAATTGGATTTGCCCTGTTTGTCGAGGAATTTGTAACTGTAGTCTTTGCCGGCATGCAAAAGGATGGGCACCCACTGGGAATCTCTATCGAAAG GTTATAAGGCTTGGCTTTAAATCAGTTGCACACTATCTCATTCAAACACGTCGAGCTCAAACACACTCGGGAGACTCTGGTGCTGAAAGTTTGGTCTCTGAAGAGGGAGAACTGTCCTCAGCAGATGAAGGATCACGACCTGTCACCTGCAACGAATCTGTAAATGCAGATGAGCACCGCCTTTCAAACATAATTGAAGTCCCCATTCTTAATGAATGTCCCAATCCTCATCCTGATGGCTATGAAGAAGAGGAAAAGCAAGTGAACAGCTCTGATGGTAGCAGTGATGGATATGAGGATGCTGATGGTGATAACACTGTCAATAATGATAACAAGTTGAAGGAAAAGAAGGAAACCCTTGCGGTGCAGGAAGTTGGCGATTCAAAGATATAG
- the LOC7457511 gene encoding uncharacterized protein LOC7457511 isoform X1 — translation MVSTRRTRTKQNNTNTIASENGSHCVNSNNERIVQKGNGARSGAMSGYEQFRDQRIKENKERMQKLGLLDLSLKLKAQLGRPKKTPGIVSSEKKPHTPLPVSASPRRSSRLKIMDPINYMEIRPTRKKETSMDVEIQLREGSQPEIYTEEDENLLGDHKTTWTLNVDGCGKDGRRVYDPEMGETCHQCRQKTLGLHTHCSKCNLVQGQFCGDCLFMRYGENVIEVNQDPNWICPVCRGICNCSLCRHAKGWAPTGNLYRKVIRLGFKSVAHYLIQTRRAQTHSGDSGAESLVSEEGELSSADEGSRPVTCNESVNADEHRLSNIIEVPILNECPNPHPDGYEEEEKQVNSSDGSSDGYEDADGDNTVNNDNKLKEKKETLAVQEVGDSKI, via the exons ATGGTGTCAACCAGGAGAACGAgaacaaagcaaaacaacacTAACACTATTGCCAGTGAGAATGGGAGCCATTGTGTTAACAGTAACAATGAAAGGATTGTACAGAAGGGAAATGGAGCGAGATCAGGGGCAATGTCAGGGTATGAGCAGTTCAGGGACCAGAGGATCAAAGAGAACAAGGAAAGAATGCAGAAGTTGGGTCTTCTTGACCTTTCTCTTAAGCTCAAGGCACAGCTAGGCCGACCTAAGAAAACCCCAGGAATTGTTTCTTCTGAAAAGAAACCCCATACCCCTTTGCCTGTCTCTGCTTCCCCAAGACGCTCCTCCAG gttgaaaatCATGGATCCAATTAATTACATGGAGATACGGCCTACAAGAAAGAAGGAGACCTCTATGGATGTAGAGATTCAATTACGAGAAGGTTCACAGCCAGAAATATACACAGAAGAAGATGAGAATCTTTTGGGTGACCATAAGACTACCTGGACTCTGAATGTGGATGGATGTGGCAAGGATGGGAGGCGCGTCTATGATCCAGAGATGGGAGAAACATGCCATCAATGCAG GCAAAAAACTCTTGGTCTCCATACCCATTGCAGCAAATGCAACTTGGTCCAGGGACAGTTTTGTGGAGATTGCTTATTCATGAG ATATGGAGAGAATGTGATTGAAGTCAACCAAGATCCAAATTGGATTTGCCCTGTTTGTCGAGGAATTTGTAACTGTAGTCTTTGCCGGCATGCAAAAGGATGGGCACCCACTGGGAATCTCTATCGAAAG GTTATAAGGCTTGGCTTTAAATCAGTTGCACACTATCTCATTCAAACACGTCGAGCTCAAACACACTCGGGAGACTCTGGTGCTGAAAGTTTGGTCTCTGAAGAGGGAGAACTGTCCTCAGCAGATGAAGGATCACGACCTGTCACCTGCAACGAATCTGTAAATGCAGATGAGCACCGCCTTTCAAACATAATTGAAGTCCCCATTCTTAATGAATGTCCCAATCCTCATCCTGATGGCTATGAAGAAGAGGAAAAGCAAGTGAACAGCTCTGATGGTAGCAGTGATGGATATGAGGATGCTGATGGTGATAACACTGTCAATAATGATAACAAGTTGAAGGAAAAGAAGGAAACCCTTGCGGTGCAGGAAGTTGGCGATTCAAAGATATAG